In Scyliorhinus torazame isolate Kashiwa2021f chromosome 9, sScyTor2.1, whole genome shotgun sequence, a single window of DNA contains:
- the aptx gene encoding aprataxin isoform X2: MMRVCWLVSKDGRHQPIRLAHSVCVLIGRSPETQITDKKCSRHQVQLKADYNKGYVLVKQLGINPSYVNSEDLGRDQEVKLMPGQILHVVNRQYPYTIQFEGETSEKERLPPKRPHKEISPDSSANTLNKYLKAKDSNPREQHTFNTKPKEKNQGGHTGEDSSNSMTRINSAEACGRNDFQGMWSQGLKVSMQDPKMQVYKDDTVVVIRDKYPKARFHWLVLPWESIANLRAVKRDHLTLLQHMHQVGQKLVRECLDSDTLKFRLGYHAIPSMRCDEDGRTRWKGDSQGWNG; encoded by the exons ATGATGCGGGTTTGTTGGTTGGTGAGTAAAGATGGGAGGCACCAACCGATACGACTGGCGCACTCGGTTTGCGTGCTGATTGGAAGAAGTCCTGAAACCCAAATTACAGATAAAAAATGCTCACGGCATCAAG TACAGCTGAAAGCAGATTACAATAAGGGATATGTTCTTGTAAAACAG TTGGGTATAAATCCAAGCTATGTAAATTCTGAAGATTTGGGAAGAGATCAGGAGGTGAAGCTAATGCCGGGACAGATCCTTCACGTTGTTAATCGGCAGTACCCGTACACCATCCAGTTTGAGGGAGAGACTTCAGAGAAGGAGAGGCTGCCGCCAAAGAGACCACACAAAGAAATTTCTCCAGACAGCAGCGCCAATACTTTGAATAAATATCTTAAGGCCAAAGACTCCAATCCAAGGGAGCAGCACACGTTTAACACTAAGCCCAAAGAGAAGAACCAGGGCGGGCACACAGGAGAAGATAGCAGCAATTCAATGACTCGGATCAACTCCGCTGAGGCCTGCGGGAGAAAC GATTTTCAGGGAATGTGGAGCCAGGGACTAAAAGTTTCCATGCAGGATCCAAAAATGCAG GTGTATAAAGATGATACAGTTGTTGTAATTAGGGACAAATATCCAAAGGCCCGTTTTCATTGGCTGGTTTTGCCTTGGGAGTCCATCGCCAATCTGAGGGCTGTGAAGAGGGATCACTTAACTCTACTCCAACACATGCATCAAGTTGGCCAGAAGCTGGTGCGAGAATGTCTGGATTCTGACACATTGAAATTCCGTTTGGGTTATCATGCTATTCCTAGCATGAG